TGCGCCGCGCAGGCCCTCGAGACGTATGGCGACGTACATGACGGGGCCGAGGACCACGATCCACATCGCCTGGGTCCACAGCAGGGCAACGGAGTCCCCGCAGGAGGTGAGGAACGCGACCCAGAGGTCGAACACCACGCGCAGCACCCCGAACACGGCCAGCCCGGCGAGCGCGGACGCCGCGGGCAGCCATCGGGACCCGTAGACGACCTCGATCGTCTGCGTCGCCATCACCGTCAGCGCCGCGCCGACGGGCAGCGCGACGGCCAGCGTCAGTCCGGTGGCGGCCACCACGCCTTGATGGTCGCGGGCGCCCAGCGAGCGCTCGCGGTGGGCGAAGGCCGGCATCGCCACGGCACGGATCGCCGAGCCGACGAGGGTCGTCGGCCATGACGAGATGTTGAACGCGAGGACGTAGAAGCCCAGGGTCACGACACCTGCCGCGTGCCCCACCAGGACGTAGTCCAGGTTGAGAAGAGTGAGGGCGAGGAGCCCGGCGCACGCCAGGGGCAGCCCGAACCGGATACCGCTTCGCGCGATGTCGGCGTCCCAGCCGAACCGGAGGGGCTGGCGGGAGAGCCGGAACTGCAGGCAGGTCGCCACCGCCTGGGACACCACGCGGGCGATGGCCAGCGCGAGTGCACCCATGCCGGCCACGGCCAGCGTCACGCTGAGCGTCGTGAAGATGACGAAGCTCGCCGACTCGATCAGGAAGAGCTGCTTCTGCATGAACTCCCGCTGCAGGTGGGCGTACGGAACGACTCCGATGCCGGCGAACAGGATCGTGACCGCCATGAGGCGGACGGCTCCGGTGGCGTCCGAGCTCCCGAGGGCTGTGGTGACAGCCCCGGCGCTGACGGCCATCGTCAGGGCCAGCACCGAGGACGACACGGCCGACAAGGTCGCGATCGTCGGGCCGCGCGTCGGCAGGTCGCCGTGCCGGACCAGGTCGGCCGCGAGCCCGAGATCGGCCAGGTTCATCAAGATGGTCTGCACAGTCAGCGCGATCGCGAAGACACCGAAGTCCTCGGGAGCCAGAATGCGCGCCAGGGCGATCCCCACGACGAACGTGCCGAGCCGCAGCACGAGACCGTTGGCGAGACTCCAGGCAAGTCCCTTGCCGACCCGTGTCCCGAGCTCCGTATCGGCGCTCATGTCCCGTACCGGCGCCACTGGCGCCAGGCCAGGTGGGTGCGGGCGCGACCGGCGAACGTGACCTTCGGCGGCCGTACGACGTCCGTCCGCGCCGATCGTGAGTACCGCTGCCACTCGCGCGTGCGCTGGACCGGCGGCCACAGCGTGCGGGCGAAGTCGGCGAGCTCGTCCGTGGGTGCGTCCGGGTCCGCCCCGATCCCCTCGTTGACGGCCAGCCGCACCGCAGTCCGGGCCAGGGCTCGTCGGGCCATCGCGTGCAGACGGGCCGCGTCGGCCGTACCGGCAGCGGAGCCGGCTCCCAGGAGCAGGTCGAAGACCAAGGAGCGCTCGCGCAGGTCGGTGATCATGCCGGCGTACGTCGTCAGGTGCATGTTCTCGCCGTGCACCCGGTAGAAGGCCTGCGGAGGGCCGTTCACCCGGCCGATGTCCCACCGTTGAGCGGTGCGGAGCCAGATCGCCATGTCTGCGGCGTGCGGCAGCCGAGGGTCGTACGAGCTGATCTCGTCCCAGGCCGCGCGACGCATGACCACCTCGGGACTCATGATCACGTTCTTGCCCTTGCGGCAGATCCGTTCGAGCCAGTCCTGGCCCGACCAGACCGACCAGCTGCGCACCACGTCGGGAACGTCTCTCAGGTGGTCCTCGAAGTTCTCCGGGAAGCCGTAGACGAGACCCACGCCCGGGTGGTTCTCCATCAACGTGACGGCTCGCGTCAGGGCGTTCCTCGGCACGGCGTCGTCGGCGGAGAGCAGGACCACGTAGTCGCCGCGGACCTCCGCCAGACCGTCGTTGTAGGTCGCGATGTGGCCGGCGTTCCGCTCGTGCGCCAGGACGGCGACCCGGTCGTCCGCCGCGGCGAGCGCGGCCGCCACGTCGAGGCTGTCGTCGGTGGAGGCGTCGTCGACGATCAGCACGTCGACGTCCAGCCCGGCCTGGTCCAGGACGCTGCCGACGGCAGTCGGCAGGAACTGGCCGTAGTTGTAGCAGGGAATGACGACCGAGACGCGAGGCCGCGTCCGCAGGGGAGCCGGACGCACGATCACGACGTCTCCTCCAGCACGGGCGTCAAGGACAGCCAGCCCGGGGGCCGAGCCAGCTCCCGCGCGGGGACGCCCACCCAGGTCTCGCCGTCCGGCAGGTCGTCGAGCAGGGTCGAGCCCATCCCGAGCGTGCTGTCGGCACCGACGTGCACGTCCTGACGCACGCTCGCGTTGGTGCCGAGGTAGGCCCCGGCACCGACCGTGACGCCGCCGGCCAGGCTGACGCCTGCGCACAAGGTGGCGTAGTCACCGACGACGTCGTCGTGGGTCACCGTGACGTTGGGCATCGCGACGACGTGCCGGCCGATCCGGGCGTCCGCCGTGATGGCCACGTGGGCCAGCAGCACCGAGCCGACGCCGAGGAAGCACGAGGGCGGGACGTGGACGGACGGGTGGACGACCGTGCCGAACCGCGAGGGTCCGATGTCGTGGTCCGCGAGCCGCGCGACGATCGCCTGGCGGGTGCGGCCCTGGCCGGTGCAGACGACGACGTACGAGCTGCGGTCCCAGAACACCTGGTCGAGACCGCCCAGCACCGGCATCCCGCCGACCGACGTCCCGTGCAGCGCCGGATCGTCGTCGACGACTCCGAGGATGTGGTACCGGCCCGAGGCGGCGACCGCCTCGCCCACCTCGCGGGCGAGCCCCCCGGCACCGATGAGGATCAGGTTGTCCATCGTTCTTCTCCGCTTCCGCTGATGAGGGCTGCGATGACCCGGGACTGCTCTCCCACGGACATCTGGTGGAACAGGGGCAGGATCAGCGTCGTGTCGCTGAGCTGCTCGGAGACCGGCAGCGAGCCCGGCCCGAGCCCCTCGTGGGCGTACGCGGGCTGGCGGTGGGCCGTCATGATGCCGCGCCGCGCCGAGATGTCCACCGACGCCAGATGGGCCAGGAGCCCGTCCCGATCCAGCGGGTACGGGTCGCTGACCTCGACCCAGTACGACTGGAAGTTCGTGGTGCCCCAGGCGGGATCGGCGACCGGGCGCAGCCCGTCGATGTCGTTGATGTACTTGGTGTAGACCTCCGCGAGCTCGCGGCGGCGCTCGATGATCTCGCTCAGCTTGCGCAGCTGCACGATCCCGACCGCGGCCTGGAGGTCGGTCATGCGGTAGTTGAACCCG
Above is a genomic segment from Aeromicrobium chenweiae containing:
- a CDS encoding acetyltransferase encodes the protein MDNLILIGAGGLAREVGEAVAASGRYHILGVVDDDPALHGTSVGGMPVLGGLDQVFWDRSSYVVVCTGQGRTRQAIVARLADHDIGPSRFGTVVHPSVHVPPSCFLGVGSVLLAHVAITADARIGRHVVAMPNVTVTHDDVVGDYATLCAGVSLAGGVTVGAGAYLGTNASVRQDVHVGADSTLGMGSTLLDDLPDGETWVGVPARELARPPGWLSLTPVLEETS
- a CDS encoding oligosaccharide flippase family protein → MSADTELGTRVGKGLAWSLANGLVLRLGTFVVGIALARILAPEDFGVFAIALTVQTILMNLADLGLAADLVRHGDLPTRGPTIATLSAVSSSVLALTMAVSAGAVTTALGSSDATGAVRLMAVTILFAGIGVVPYAHLQREFMQKQLFLIESASFVIFTTLSVTLAVAGMGALALAIARVVSQAVATCLQFRLSRQPLRFGWDADIARSGIRFGLPLACAGLLALTLLNLDYVLVGHAAGVVTLGFYVLAFNISSWPTTLVGSAIRAVAMPAFAHRERSLGARDHQGVVAATGLTLAVALPVGAALTVMATQTIEVVYGSRWLPAASALAGLAVFGVLRVVFDLWVAFLTSCGDSVALLWTQAMWIVVLGPVMYVAIRLEGLRGAGWSHALVAAGVMLPLYLVAMRRVGVPARDLLRSFVPSIIAILPATAAGWFVSDHIGPPFLAVLGGGTALLACYGALIWPWLRRQPAAKSLRRPRRRAQHEPRTSYSEGAS
- a CDS encoding glycosyltransferase family 2 protein, with protein sequence MIVRPAPLRTRPRVSVVIPCYNYGQFLPTAVGSVLDQAGLDVDVLIVDDASTDDSLDVAAALAAADDRVAVLAHERNAGHIATYNDGLAEVRGDYVVLLSADDAVPRNALTRAVTLMENHPGVGLVYGFPENFEDHLRDVPDVVRSWSVWSGQDWLERICRKGKNVIMSPEVVMRRAAWDEISSYDPRLPHAADMAIWLRTAQRWDIGRVNGPPQAFYRVHGENMHLTTYAGMITDLRERSLVFDLLLGAGSAAGTADAARLHAMARRALARTAVRLAVNEGIGADPDAPTDELADFARTLWPPVQRTREWQRYSRSARTDVVRPPKVTFAGRARTHLAWRQWRRYGT